A portion of the Pseudoxanthomonas sp. JBR18 genome contains these proteins:
- the rnfB gene encoding Rnf electron transport complex subunit RnfB translates to MTNAPLSLADRLDRLLPQTQCGQCGFDGCRPYAEAMARGQAGVERCPPGGDAGARALARLLDVPAVPFDRNRGQHLPPQVALIVEADCIGCTKCIQACPVDAIIGGAKFMHTVLEDLCTGCGLCVPPCPVDCIEMIAADATAA, encoded by the coding sequence ATGACCAACGCCCCGCTCTCTCTCGCCGACCGCCTCGACCGCCTGCTGCCGCAGACCCAATGCGGGCAATGCGGCTTCGATGGCTGCCGGCCCTATGCCGAGGCGATGGCGCGTGGCCAGGCCGGCGTGGAGCGCTGCCCGCCGGGTGGTGATGCCGGTGCACGTGCCCTGGCCCGATTGCTCGACGTGCCCGCGGTGCCATTCGACCGCAATCGTGGTCAGCACCTGCCGCCGCAGGTGGCGCTGATCGTCGAAGCCGACTGCATCGGCTGCACCAAGTGCATCCAGGCCTGTCCGGTGGACGCCATCATCGGCGGCGCCAAGTTCATGCACACCGTGCTGGAGGACCTGTGCACCGGCTGTGGCCTGTGCGTCCCGCCGTGCCCGGTGGACTGCATCGAAATGATCGCGGCGGACGCAACTGCCGCCTGA
- the mutL gene encoding DNA mismatch repair endonuclease MutL, producing MPIRQLPDTLINQIAAGEVVERPASVVKELVENALDAGARRVEIDLEEGGARLIRIRDDGGGIAPEELPLAVSRHATSKIASLDDLETVATLGFRGEALPSIASVSRFSLSSRRAQDAHGHGLQVEGGRVGEVAPKQQAPGTTVEVRELFYNVPARRKFLRAERTELGHIEEWLRSLALARPDVELRVSHNGRPSRRYKGDGASEPVLRLHETLGEEFAQHALRVEHSGAGLRLHGWIAQPAYSRASADQQYVYVNGRAVRDRNIAHAVKMAYQDVLYHGRQPAYVLFLELDPARVDVNVHPAKHEVRFRESRMIHDFVYRTLQEALAGTRAGIGAGAAPAEGLPASAPMPFAQSAYGTPAPATVPQHLQWTGHQQSPLGLRVADAPSAYAALYAGPSISQSAQPAPMQMPANDAAGGIPPLGYAVAQLHGIYILAENAEGLIVVDMHAAHERIGYERLKTAHDGIGLTSQPLLVPMTLAVAEREADVAERETATLTQLGFDVTRSGPQSLSVRSVPALLAHAEPGALLRDVLADLREHGQTRRVAAARDELLSTMACHGAVRANRKLTVPEMNALLRDMEITERSGQCNHGRPTWAHFNLAEIDKWFLRGR from the coding sequence GTGCCGATCCGCCAGCTCCCCGATACCCTCATCAACCAGATCGCCGCCGGCGAAGTGGTCGAACGACCTGCCTCGGTGGTCAAGGAACTGGTCGAAAACGCGCTGGATGCCGGCGCACGCCGGGTCGAAATCGACCTGGAAGAGGGCGGTGCGCGGCTGATCCGGATCCGCGATGACGGCGGCGGCATCGCTCCGGAGGAACTGCCGCTGGCGGTGTCCCGTCACGCGACCAGCAAGATCGCCTCGCTCGATGATCTGGAGACCGTGGCCACGCTCGGTTTCCGTGGGGAGGCGCTGCCGTCGATCGCTTCGGTCAGCCGATTCTCGTTGAGTTCGCGGCGCGCGCAGGACGCGCATGGCCACGGCCTGCAGGTGGAGGGTGGCCGCGTCGGTGAAGTCGCGCCCAAACAGCAGGCACCCGGGACGACCGTCGAGGTCCGCGAGCTGTTCTACAACGTGCCGGCGCGGCGCAAGTTTCTGCGCGCCGAGCGCACCGAGCTGGGGCATATCGAGGAGTGGTTGCGCTCTCTGGCCCTGGCGCGTCCGGATGTGGAATTGCGGGTGTCGCACAACGGCCGGCCGTCGCGTCGCTACAAGGGCGACGGGGCGAGCGAGCCGGTGCTGCGCCTGCATGAAACCCTTGGCGAGGAGTTCGCCCAGCATGCCTTGCGCGTCGAGCACAGCGGGGCCGGGTTGCGCCTGCACGGCTGGATCGCGCAGCCGGCGTATTCGCGCGCCAGCGCCGACCAGCAGTACGTCTACGTCAACGGGCGCGCCGTGCGTGACCGCAACATCGCCCATGCGGTGAAGATGGCCTATCAGGACGTGCTCTACCACGGGCGCCAGCCGGCGTACGTGCTGTTCCTGGAGCTGGACCCGGCGCGGGTGGACGTCAACGTGCATCCGGCCAAGCACGAGGTCCGCTTCCGTGAGTCGCGGATGATCCACGACTTCGTCTATCGCACCTTGCAGGAGGCGTTGGCGGGCACGCGTGCGGGCATCGGCGCCGGTGCGGCGCCGGCCGAGGGCTTGCCTGCATCGGCGCCGATGCCCTTCGCCCAGTCCGCCTACGGCACGCCGGCACCGGCGACGGTGCCACAGCACCTGCAGTGGACCGGGCACCAGCAGTCGCCGCTGGGCCTGCGCGTGGCCGATGCGCCCAGCGCCTACGCGGCCCTGTATGCGGGACCATCGATCAGCCAGTCCGCGCAGCCGGCGCCGATGCAGATGCCGGCCAACGATGCCGCCGGCGGCATCCCGCCGTTGGGCTACGCGGTGGCTCAGTTGCACGGCATCTACATCCTGGCCGAGAACGCCGAAGGCCTGATCGTGGTGGACATGCATGCCGCCCACGAACGCATCGGCTACGAGCGCCTGAAGACCGCGCACGATGGCATCGGCCTGACTTCGCAGCCGCTGCTGGTGCCGATGACCCTGGCGGTGGCCGAGCGCGAAGCCGATGTCGCCGAGCGCGAGACCGCGACGTTGACCCAGCTTGGCTTCGATGTCACCCGCAGCGGTCCGCAGAGCCTGAGCGTACGCAGCGTGCCGGCCCTGCTGGCTCACGCCGAGCCTGGCGCGCTGTTGCGCGACGTGCTGGCCGACCTGCGCGAGCACGGCCAGACCCGCCGCGTGGCGGCCGCACGCGACGAACTGCTCTCGACGATGGCCTGCCATGGCGCCGTGCGTGCCAACCGCAAGCTCACCGTTCCCGAAATGAACGCCCTGCTGCGCGACATGGAAATCACCGAGCGCTCGGGGCAGTGCAATCACGGACGCCCGACCTGGGCGCACTTCAATCTGGCCGAGATCGACAAATGGTTCCTGCGCGGGCGTTGA
- a CDS encoding N-acetylmuramoyl-L-alanine amidase, with the protein MLFQGVPAADAGEVRGIEVVNGATGTRAEIELQGAGQYKTISLAGPDRLVVDLPESSAPKGLKLPAGAGVVTSVRTGQPVPGTLRVVFDLAGPVKAMSPRMEGSGASSRLVIEWPGDGPSSGGTVAASSTSASQATSALADAARKAAVSAAVPAPTPVAEVPAAAPSTPVTSVTAGALSPAAILAGQPVPGVEPPADAPMTVAPGVTVATGRPAPVKAPAVPADAPATVLPQPKLAMRAGMRPLIIAIDAGHGGQDSGAIGPTGKYEKNVTLAIARQLAKQIDATPGLKSYLTRDGDYFIPLNQRAVKARAAHADMFISIHADAAENRSASGSSVYVLSLKGATSQRARWLADKENASDLVGGRNLQKVDSTLGSVLIDLAQSGHMKASENAADFVLDGLKQVNNTHKSHLEKANFAVLRTSDMPAMLVETAFISNYAEEKQLTDPSYQRRLATAILGGVETYFSREPPPGTLFAARAQAALADNGGVTAGGGSP; encoded by the coding sequence ATGCTCTTCCAAGGCGTGCCTGCGGCCGACGCGGGTGAGGTGCGCGGCATCGAAGTTGTCAACGGTGCCACCGGCACACGCGCCGAAATCGAGTTGCAGGGCGCGGGCCAGTACAAGACCATTTCGCTGGCCGGGCCTGACCGGCTGGTGGTCGACCTCCCCGAATCGTCCGCGCCCAAGGGCCTGAAGCTTCCGGCCGGCGCTGGCGTGGTGACGTCGGTCCGCACCGGGCAGCCAGTCCCGGGCACGCTGCGCGTGGTGTTCGACCTGGCCGGGCCGGTCAAGGCCATGTCGCCGCGAATGGAAGGCAGTGGCGCCAGCTCACGGCTGGTCATCGAATGGCCGGGCGATGGTCCGTCCAGCGGTGGAACCGTGGCGGCGTCTTCGACATCCGCCTCGCAGGCCACCTCGGCCTTGGCCGATGCGGCGCGCAAGGCCGCCGTGTCTGCCGCTGTCCCAGCGCCGACGCCTGTCGCCGAAGTCCCTGCCGCCGCGCCTTCCACGCCGGTGACCAGCGTGACGGCAGGTGCGTTGTCGCCTGCGGCGATCCTGGCCGGCCAGCCCGTGCCGGGCGTGGAGCCCCCTGCCGATGCCCCGATGACGGTCGCCCCTGGCGTGACCGTCGCCACCGGCAGGCCGGCCCCGGTCAAGGCGCCTGCGGTTCCGGCCGATGCGCCGGCGACGGTGCTGCCGCAACCCAAGCTGGCCATGCGCGCGGGCATGCGGCCCTTGATCATCGCCATCGACGCCGGCCACGGTGGGCAGGATTCCGGTGCGATCGGGCCGACCGGTAAATACGAAAAGAACGTCACCCTGGCCATCGCCCGCCAGTTGGCCAAGCAGATCGACGCCACCCCGGGCCTGAAGTCCTATCTGACCCGCGATGGCGACTACTTCATCCCGCTCAACCAGCGTGCGGTCAAGGCGCGCGCGGCGCATGCGGACATGTTCATCTCCATCCACGCCGACGCCGCGGAAAACCGCAGCGCAAGCGGGTCGTCCGTCTATGTCCTGTCGCTGAAGGGCGCAACCTCGCAACGCGCCCGCTGGCTGGCCGACAAGGAGAACGCCTCGGATCTGGTCGGCGGACGCAACTTGCAGAAAGTGGACAGCACCCTGGGCTCGGTGTTGATCGACCTGGCGCAGAGCGGCCATATGAAGGCGTCGGAGAACGCGGCCGACTTCGTGCTCGATGGCCTCAAGCAGGTCAACAACACCCACAAGTCGCACTTGGAAAAGGCCAATTTCGCGGTGCTGCGCACCTCGGACATGCCGGCGATGCTGGTGGAGACGGCCTTCATCTCCAACTATGCCGAAGAAAAGCAGCTGACCGACCCCAGCTATCAGCGCAGGCTGGCCACGGCCATCCTGGGCGGCGTGGAAACCTATTTCTCGCGTGAGCCGCCGCCAGGCACGCTGTTCGCCGCCCGTGCGCAGGCCGCGCTGGCCGACAACGGCGGTGTGACGGCGGGTGGCGGATCGCCCTGA
- a CDS encoding NAD(P)H-hydrate dehydratase yields MTALIPLHGVAAARTLDQQASARLAGGAFELMTRAGQAAWACLQSQWPQARRITVVCGPGNNGGDGYVLARCALQAGCEVVVVHLEAHVPQTGLAQRACTEYVAMGGRVELFPEAFPPADVMVDALFGLGLSRAPEGEAEQLIAAINAQPAPVFALDVPSGIDPRRGSAPGIAVRAAHTLEFIVRHHGLHTGAGLEHAGVLSLAGLEVDKELVSMSAPSAQLLSPGLLGRWLRPRRRDAHKGESGRVLCIGGDLGHGGAILMTAEAALRTGSGLVSVATRQAHVTALLTRRPEAMVHAVESSQDLAPLLETADVIAIGPGLGQQDWGRALLRMALDAGKPLVLDADALNLIAAKPRALGDAIVTPHPGEAARLLGRATSAVQADRFEAATTLAAQLQATVVLKGAGTLVAQDGALPRVVAAGNPGMATGGMGDVLTGVIASLRGQGLSAFDAASAGALLHGMAGDVAAKRGQRGLLATDLFDALPALANPEPVT; encoded by the coding sequence ATGACGGCTTTGATTCCCCTGCATGGCGTGGCCGCGGCGCGCACCCTGGACCAACAGGCCAGCGCGCGTCTGGCCGGTGGAGCGTTCGAGCTGATGACCCGGGCCGGCCAGGCCGCATGGGCCTGCCTGCAGTCGCAGTGGCCACAGGCACGGCGCATCACCGTGGTCTGCGGGCCGGGCAACAACGGCGGCGATGGTTACGTGCTGGCGCGGTGCGCCTTGCAGGCCGGTTGCGAGGTCGTGGTCGTGCACCTGGAGGCGCACGTGCCGCAGACCGGGCTGGCCCAGCGGGCCTGCACCGAGTACGTCGCCATGGGTGGACGCGTGGAGTTGTTCCCCGAGGCGTTTCCGCCGGCCGATGTGATGGTTGACGCGCTGTTTGGGCTGGGGCTGTCGCGTGCACCCGAAGGCGAGGCCGAGCAGCTCATCGCCGCGATCAATGCGCAGCCCGCGCCCGTCTTCGCGCTGGATGTCCCCAGCGGCATCGACCCCCGCCGTGGCAGTGCGCCAGGGATCGCCGTGCGCGCCGCGCACACGCTTGAATTCATCGTGCGCCACCACGGGCTGCACACCGGTGCTGGCCTGGAGCATGCCGGCGTGCTGTCCCTGGCCGGGCTGGAGGTCGATAAAGAACTGGTCTCGATGAGCGCGCCCAGCGCGCAGTTGCTGTCCCCCGGCCTGCTGGGGCGCTGGCTGCGCCCGCGTCGGCGGGATGCGCACAAGGGCGAGAGTGGCCGCGTGCTGTGCATCGGCGGCGACCTGGGGCATGGCGGCGCCATCCTCATGACCGCCGAAGCCGCCCTGCGCACCGGCAGCGGGCTGGTCAGCGTCGCAACGCGCCAGGCCCACGTCACGGCGCTGCTGACCCGTCGCCCCGAAGCCATGGTGCATGCCGTGGAATCCAGTCAGGACCTGGCGCCCCTGCTGGAAACGGCCGATGTGATCGCGATCGGCCCCGGCCTTGGACAACAGGACTGGGGGCGGGCGTTGCTGCGCATGGCGCTGGACGCCGGCAAGCCGCTGGTCCTGGATGCCGATGCACTCAACCTGATCGCGGCCAAGCCGCGCGCGCTGGGCGATGCCATCGTGACCCCGCATCCCGGCGAAGCCGCGCGCCTGCTGGGTCGCGCCACGTCGGCCGTGCAGGCGGACCGCTTCGAGGCTGCCACCACGCTGGCCGCGCAACTGCAGGCGACCGTGGTGCTCAAGGGCGCCGGCACCCTGGTGGCCCAGGACGGGGCGCTGCCACGGGTGGTGGCAGCGGGCAATCCGGGCATGGCGACCGGGGGCATGGGCGATGTGCTCACCGGCGTCATCGCCTCGCTGCGCGGGCAGGGCCTGTCGGCCTTCGATGCCGCCAGCGCCGGCGCGCTCCTGCATGGCATGGCCGGCGATGTCGCGGCCAAGCGCGGGCAGCGAGGCCTGCTGGCGACCGACCTGTTCGACGCGCTGCCTGCCTTGGCCAACCCGGAGCCGGTGACCTGA
- a CDS encoding HAD-IB family hydrolase — MQLALFDFDHTLTTRDTYAGFLRRIATPEQLARAKWNVAPWLLAYRARLMSAASIRARVTRIGFGGRRLDDVYDAGARYAAQVLPGLIRPEMRHALKTHLQRGDTVVVVSASLDAYLQPWCRAEGLELICNRLESRAGLCTGRYDIADCGPRKVERIQAQYDLTAFDRIHAYGDSAEDKPMLALAHARWYRGRRVS, encoded by the coding sequence ATGCAGCTGGCGCTTTTCGACTTCGACCACACGCTGACCACGCGCGATACCTACGCGGGTTTTCTGCGCCGCATCGCGACGCCGGAGCAACTGGCGCGGGCGAAGTGGAACGTGGCCCCTTGGCTGCTGGCTTACCGGGCCAGACTGATGTCGGCCGCGTCGATCCGCGCGCGGGTCACGCGGATTGGCTTCGGCGGCCGCAGGCTGGACGATGTCTATGACGCCGGCGCGCGGTATGCCGCGCAGGTGCTGCCAGGGCTGATTCGTCCCGAGATGCGCCACGCCCTCAAGACGCACCTGCAGCGTGGCGACACCGTCGTGGTGGTCTCGGCCTCCTTGGACGCGTATCTGCAGCCCTGGTGTCGCGCCGAAGGACTGGAACTCATCTGTAACCGGCTGGAGAGCCGTGCCGGCCTCTGCACGGGGCGTTACGACATCGCCGACTGTGGCCCGCGCAAGGTGGAACGGATCCAGGCGCAGTACGATCTCACCGCGTTCGACCGCATCCACGCCTACGGCGACAGCGCCGAAGACAAGCCCATGCTGGCGCTGGCGCACGCGCGCTGGTATCGCGGCCGCCGCGTCTCCTGA
- a CDS encoding tetratricopeptide repeat-containing sulfotransferase family protein, translating to MNQADRRSEMQLRAQYGAAIEALNQRDWNRARQIADAIVLQAPRHGGVHFVCGIAALEMGDMRAAFRHMSAAVQLSPARSDYAAQLARVLLECHLQREAIEQADRAMSLGPDDPLTLNTLAVVYTRANAHGQAVQAFERAVQRLPGQASLHFNLATSLTANGDLTRAVEACETCIGLDPHFWKAHLTLAQLSKQTPASNHIPRLESLLAGNDVRPDAALYLHLALEKEYDDLGDYERALGHLIAGKRAWQGQLDRSGDSDAAIFDAIIETCSAVPAPEAGHRTDEPIFIFGMPRTGTTLVERIVSSHSQVHAAGELQVFPLSFKRATGSRTPWPLDRSTVFASAHLNWQALGASYLAGTRPLTGHTPRFIDKLPHNFLYAGWIARAMPNAKMICLRRDPMDSCIANFRQLFALTSPVYNYSFDLLETGRYWLLFDRLMHHFQQVMPGRILEVHYEDVVDDQEGQTRRLLEHCGLPWEDACLQFEKNTAPVSTASAVQVRSKIYRSSLQRWKRYGPMVDELRDLLAQGGAPVGE from the coding sequence ATGAATCAAGCCGATCGACGTTCGGAGATGCAACTGCGCGCGCAATACGGCGCGGCGATCGAAGCACTCAATCAGCGGGACTGGAACCGTGCGCGACAGATCGCCGATGCGATCGTGCTGCAAGCGCCGCGGCATGGTGGGGTGCATTTCGTCTGTGGAATTGCCGCCCTGGAGATGGGTGACATGCGGGCCGCGTTTCGACATATGAGCGCGGCGGTGCAGCTCAGTCCGGCGCGTTCTGATTACGCCGCGCAGCTGGCCCGTGTGCTGTTGGAATGTCATCTGCAGAGGGAAGCGATCGAGCAGGCCGACCGCGCGATGTCGCTGGGGCCAGACGACCCCTTGACCCTGAATACGCTGGCGGTGGTCTACACCCGCGCCAACGCGCACGGTCAAGCTGTCCAGGCGTTCGAGCGCGCCGTGCAACGCCTGCCTGGACAAGCCAGCCTGCACTTCAATCTGGCAACTTCGCTGACAGCCAACGGCGATCTCACGCGGGCTGTCGAAGCATGCGAAACATGTATCGGCCTGGATCCGCACTTCTGGAAAGCCCACCTGACCTTGGCGCAACTTTCCAAACAGACTCCCGCCAGCAACCACATCCCCCGGTTGGAGTCTCTTCTCGCAGGCAACGATGTCCGGCCTGATGCGGCGCTGTATCTCCATCTTGCGCTGGAAAAAGAGTACGACGATCTCGGCGACTACGAGCGGGCGCTCGGCCATCTCATCGCAGGAAAGCGCGCGTGGCAGGGGCAACTGGACCGATCAGGTGACTCGGACGCCGCCATCTTCGACGCCATTATCGAAACCTGTAGTGCCGTGCCTGCCCCCGAGGCAGGTCATCGAACGGATGAGCCGATCTTCATCTTTGGAATGCCGCGCACTGGAACAACGCTGGTGGAGCGTATCGTGTCGTCGCATTCTCAGGTGCATGCGGCCGGCGAGCTGCAAGTATTTCCTTTGTCCTTCAAGCGTGCCACGGGATCACGCACGCCTTGGCCGCTTGACCGGTCCACCGTCTTCGCCAGCGCCCATTTGAACTGGCAGGCACTTGGCGCCAGCTATCTGGCAGGGACGCGGCCGCTCACCGGTCACACGCCACGATTCATTGACAAGCTTCCCCACAACTTTCTCTACGCTGGCTGGATTGCGCGCGCGATGCCGAACGCGAAGATGATCTGCCTGCGGCGTGATCCCATGGACAGCTGCATCGCGAATTTTCGACAGCTCTTCGCGCTGACGTCCCCCGTTTACAACTACTCGTTCGACTTGCTCGAAACAGGCAGGTATTGGCTGCTATTTGACCGACTGATGCACCATTTTCAGCAGGTGATGCCTGGCCGCATCCTGGAAGTGCACTACGAGGACGTGGTCGACGACCAGGAAGGCCAGACCCGGCGCCTGCTCGAACATTGCGGCCTGCCGTGGGAGGACGCCTGCCTGCAGTTCGAGAAGAACACCGCGCCGGTGTCCACGGCCAGCGCCGTACAGGTGCGCTCGAAGATCTACCGCAGTTCGCTGCAGCGCTGGAAGCGCTACGGGCCGATGGTCGACGAACTGCGCGACCTGCTGGCGCAGGGCGGCGCGCCGGTCGGCGAGTGA
- a CDS encoding DUF1684 domain-containing protein → MAVRGLLLATVLLASCSEPPAPAVQRQAPSDVDFLADNAVWRNQRREALLAPDGWTSLVGLHWLELKSHYIGSGTGSGIVLEVGPPKLGLVQQQGDKVYFTPERGVMVTADGQPLKRRIRLVDDQSGPPTVIGFSGGADQMTLIHRGERYGLRIKSADAAARLQFTQINYYTPSPAWRIEGHFTPSPAGTTLTFVDMVGNTVAAPSPGIVSFEHDGKAYQLTAMEGDEGGLFFVLADRTSGHGSYPAGRFLDTAAPAADGAVTLDFNRAYNPPCVFTRFATCPLPPAQNRLDLTIDAGEKMYTGPVGGESS, encoded by the coding sequence GTGGCCGTTCGTGGGCTGCTGCTGGCCACCGTACTGCTGGCAAGTTGCAGCGAGCCGCCGGCGCCTGCGGTGCAGCGGCAAGCGCCTTCCGATGTCGACTTCCTGGCCGACAACGCGGTGTGGCGGAACCAGCGGCGCGAGGCCCTGCTGGCGCCCGATGGCTGGACCAGCCTGGTCGGGCTGCACTGGCTCGAGCTCAAGTCGCATTACATCGGCAGCGGGACCGGTAGTGGGATCGTGCTGGAGGTCGGGCCGCCCAAGCTGGGCCTGGTCCAGCAGCAGGGAGACAAGGTGTACTTCACGCCCGAGCGCGGCGTGATGGTCACCGCGGACGGCCAGCCGCTGAAGCGGCGCATCCGCCTGGTGGACGACCAGTCGGGCCCACCGACGGTGATCGGCTTCAGCGGCGGCGCGGACCAGATGACCTTGATCCATCGCGGCGAGCGCTACGGACTGCGGATCAAGAGCGCCGACGCCGCCGCGCGCCTGCAGTTCACCCAGATCAACTACTACACCCCAAGCCCGGCCTGGCGTATCGAAGGCCACTTCACGCCCAGCCCGGCCGGTACCACGCTCACCTTCGTCGACATGGTCGGCAACACCGTGGCCGCGCCCAGCCCGGGCATTGTCAGCTTCGAGCACGACGGCAAGGCCTACCAGCTCACGGCGATGGAAGGGGACGAGGGCGGACTGTTTTTCGTCCTGGCCGATCGCACCAGCGGGCACGGCTCGTACCCGGCCGGGCGCTTCCTGGACACCGCCGCGCCGGCCGCCGATGGCGCGGTCACGCTGGATTTCAATCGGGCCTACAACCCGCCGTGCGTGTTCACCCGCTTCGCTACCTGCCCATTGCCGCCGGCGCAGAATCGTCTGGACCTGACGATCGACGCAGGCGAAAAGATGTACACCGGGCCGGTGGGCGGTGAGTCCTCTTGA
- the tsaE gene encoding tRNA (adenosine(37)-N6)-threonylcarbamoyltransferase complex ATPase subunit type 1 TsaE has product MQFHLNDSDATARLGHALARTRPPLAAVHLHGDLGAGKSTLARALLRGLGVTGSVRSPTYTLIERYPIEGGEAWHLDLYRLGDASELDFLGLDEAVATLWLIEWPEKGRGGLPPPDLDIHLGIAGEGRDARLVAGTEAGATWLESLHGLHS; this is encoded by the coding sequence ATGCAATTCCATTTGAACGATTCCGATGCCACGGCGCGCCTCGGCCACGCGCTGGCGCGGACGCGGCCGCCCCTGGCGGCGGTTCATCTGCACGGTGACCTGGGCGCCGGCAAGTCCACGCTGGCCCGTGCGTTGTTGCGTGGGCTGGGGGTCACCGGGTCGGTGCGCAGTCCCACCTACACGCTGATCGAGCGGTATCCCATCGAAGGCGGCGAGGCCTGGCACCTGGATCTGTATCGGTTGGGAGACGCCTCGGAACTCGACTTTCTGGGCCTGGACGAGGCGGTGGCCACCCTGTGGCTCATCGAGTGGCCGGAAAAGGGCCGCGGAGGCCTGCCGCCGCCCGACCTGGACATCCATCTCGGCATCGCCGGCGAGGGGCGGGACGCACGCCTGGTGGCCGGGACAGAGGCCGGCGCGACCTGGCTGGAATCTCTACACGGCCTTCACAGTTAG
- a CDS encoding TraB/GumN family protein yields the protein MTRWRGGGLRLWLGLCLACVPLLASAAPPVPLLWKVTHGQHTLYLLGSFHLLKPDDYPLSADVDAAFADAEQLVLELSGDELSSPALGQAMYAAARLPDGQTLEQRLNPSTWQALVDYAHAHNLPVESFQHLEPWLVAISVSLQEMVAQGLDPKLGLDVHFIELARQAGKPVTGLERGQQQIDMLDGMTPLEQEQYLAETLDDAGATGAAESARLHDAWRDGDIATLRDGMAADMKREYPQLYQRINVARNDAWVPKLAQRLEGPGDDDTLVVVGALHLLGPDGVVEKLRAKGYAVERICSACKAAR from the coding sequence GTGACCCGCTGGCGGGGTGGCGGCCTGCGCCTGTGGCTGGGCCTGTGTCTGGCCTGCGTGCCGCTCTTGGCCAGTGCCGCGCCACCGGTGCCGCTGTTGTGGAAGGTGACCCACGGTCAGCACACCCTGTACCTGCTGGGCTCCTTTCATCTGCTCAAGCCCGATGACTACCCCCTTTCTGCGGACGTGGACGCCGCGTTCGCCGATGCCGAGCAGCTCGTGCTGGAGCTGTCCGGTGACGAACTGTCTTCGCCTGCGCTGGGCCAGGCCATGTATGCCGCCGCGCGGCTGCCAGACGGCCAGACGCTGGAGCAGCGCCTCAACCCGTCGACTTGGCAGGCGCTGGTGGATTACGCGCATGCGCACAACCTGCCGGTGGAGAGCTTCCAGCACCTGGAGCCCTGGTTGGTGGCGATCAGCGTCAGCCTGCAGGAGATGGTGGCGCAGGGGTTGGACCCCAAGCTCGGCCTGGACGTGCATTTCATCGAGTTGGCGCGTCAGGCCGGCAAGCCCGTCACGGGGCTGGAGCGTGGCCAGCAGCAGATCGACATGCTCGATGGGATGACGCCGCTCGAACAGGAGCAGTACCTGGCCGAGACCCTGGACGACGCCGGGGCCACCGGCGCGGCCGAAAGCGCGCGCCTGCATGACGCCTGGCGTGACGGCGATATTGCGACCCTGCGCGATGGCATGGCCGCCGACATGAAGCGCGAGTACCCGCAGCTCTATCAGCGCATCAACGTGGCGCGCAACGATGCCTGGGTCCCGAAGCTGGCCCAGCGCCTCGAAGGCCCGGGTGACGATGACACCCTGGTCGTCGTGGGCGCGCTGCACCTGCTCGGCCCCGACGGCGTCGTCGAGAAGCTGCGCGCGAAAGGGTACGCGGTGGAGCGGATCTGCAGCGCCTGCAAGGCAGCGCGATGA